One Megachile rotundata isolate GNS110a chromosome 5, iyMegRotu1, whole genome shotgun sequence genomic region harbors:
- the LOC143264474 gene encoding uncharacterized protein LOC143264474, with protein sequence MNDIQNQNSFDFVPKSDYNEKWHLRNKCLFHNQQFSEGDTYRFRKCTGKHSCHFCKHSDNKFKITQDTILTQKSGDWNREDEIIEHSSETGIQKPAISDWKWKNPYSVSNLDRSNFALEHKCSTSFLHDECNKRYEDCNKDKRKNILFDLREYLVNYQESCGVPRTEYSFSALIQIMGQATGRSLLALLYVMLNAVPLVEVLLYVLRFILDKMINIKDSKDFRQAILRCFVFTTELLSVYVCLIFIFGFIVLPIFHMAVGIIAKILLYK encoded by the exons ATGAACGACATACAAAATCAGAACAGTTTCGATTTTGTACCAAAGTCTGATTATAACGAGAAATGGCATCTGAGAAATAAATGTCTTTTTCATAATCAACAA TTTTCAGAAGGGGATACATATAGGTTTCGAAAATGCACTGGAAAACATTCCTGTCATTTCTGTAAGCACTCAGACAACAAATTCAAAATAACCCAAGACACTATTTTAACTCAAAAATCGGGTGATTGGAACCGCGAAGATGAGATAATCGAACATTCCTCAGAAACCGGAATCCAAAAACCCGCGATCTCCGACTGGAAATGGAAAAATCCATACAGCGTTTCGAATCTCGATCGAAGCAATTTTGCTTTGG AACATAAATGTTCCACGAGTTTCTTGCACGATGAGTGTAACAAAAGATACGAAGATTGTAACAAAGACAAGaggaagaatattttatttgaccTTCGGGAATATTTAGTTAATTATCAAGAATCTTGCGGTGTACCAAGAACGGAGTATTCGTTTTCGGCTCTAATTCAAATTATGGGCCAAGCTACTGGCCGATCTCTTCTGGCTTTGTTGTATGTTATGCTAAACGCAGTGCCTCTTGTTGAG GTGTTGTTGTACGTGTTACGATTCATACTGGATAAAATGATCAACATCAAAGACAGCAAGGACTTCAGACAGGCGATACTTCGATGTTTTGTATTCACAACAGAGTTACTCAGCGTTTACGTTTGTCTAATATTCATATTCGGTTTTATTGTCTTGCCCATATTCCATATGGCGGTCGGCATAATTGCAAAGATTCTGCTTTACAAATGA